The genomic region CTTACGTTATAAGTTTATTCTAAATGCTCTATCATCAAGCACAAGATAGAAGGGTGTATTCCACCCCTCCGTTTTACTACTATGTTAGTAACTCTATTAAAAACGAGTTACTAGCACGTTAGGAAGTGAAGAAAGTTTATTTTGTGTGTGTTATCTGCGATTGATGGTTGCTATCCCattatttgtttctttattgtgTTTTGTACGATAAAGCATTGTTATGTGATCACTTGTGATGacttcatttcaaaatacAAACTAGAGTTTCTGAATAAAAATTTATGATTAGAAACGAATGCAAATAAACTGAAGACCCACATATTATGTGATGTCCGTACCTGAAGAAACGACAGTATTTGGAAACGGATAATGGGATACCTTGTACGTGTTTCAATCCCGTTGATATAGCGatagttttcttttcattaCAGTTGTAATGGACAGCCATCAAAAGGTGGATAGATGAAGGAATTTTCCTTTATCTGTTACCTCTTCATAGATACACACATATCAATCGATTTACTATGATGATCCttacaaaaacaaaagCTGGAATTACTGGCTGAAAGACTACGTGTTGATAAGTTTTTGGCAATAAGACTGATTAATCGATTGATATAGtgaattcttttttcattttcccTGGAGATCAACTTCACTCCAGACTCTACTAACTATTTATTcactttatcaaaagaattattaCAAGCTAAACGAGAAACCTTGGCATGAATATGCCGATACCCAAGAACAGACGttcttgaaaatgattcaaagaGAATACAGAGTGTTTTCATTACTATTTGAAATGAGGAGTCATAGCACTGGGCACTGAAATATTTAAAAAATATGAGTGACACCGCTTTTTATGGTAGGCCTCAGAAACCTGCCGTGACTGATCAAATAGGTCCTTTCCTAGACCTATTAGTTGTCCATTTGTTTACTAATGTCTCTGTAGTCCCTCAGAATCATTTCTTTCGTTTTCACTTTTAATAGCACCTTTTTTTTGGAGAATGTTTCGAATATTCTGCGTCGAATGATGAGCTTTTATAGATGACGAGTCTGACTATTCAGTTGAAGACACAACTATTTTAATACCATTCATGCATTTCTGACTCTTGATTCTTGTATTCgattcaattttcaaaaaaatttaaagatgCAAGCACTATAACTCAGTTCATCCTCCGGAAGAACACACAAGGTTTAGACCTAGACTCTGAACAATTCACGATTGAAAAGCATAGGAATGAGTTCATTCCAAAGGAGAAGAGGTCATACAGTCATGTACTCGTGATGAAAAAGTTTTTAAAAATTGACAAGCATATGTCTTAATCTTTTAGTGACGACAAACTTTAACCGTCTGATATTGAATGTGATATTTTCTCCCTGCTTTAATTCTGTTCAGAAGTTTTAGCCTTTCCATGAGGAGTTCACCACAGCTCCTTACAACACACAATTCGGTTGTTTTCGTTTGTTCCTGTTGGAGAATGTTTATGATGATTATCCACTTTTCACGACGGTCAGCTGTTATCCCCGAAATGTTTATTTGGggatgttgatgatattttgcCTGTGACAGGGCGTGGTACTGATTTCTAATTCTCCAATCAGTCTATTTTTCCGTTTTTACCCATTCGAACTCTTGATCTTGTAGTCGCTTCTCTACTCTTGAAACGCTAAAGCATAATCGTAATTTTAGTTTGAGGACAAACTAGTTCTGATATGTTAGATATTTGAAGTGATGATTGTACGTTTTTGAAGGAGATTCGCTCAATGACTAAACCTTCTTAAATAATTTTTCGATTTGCATGTCAGTCTGATCATATTTTGGTATTTTAAACATATACGAAATCTCATTTGCAATTGCAATCACTTTAGTAACTTGTATACAAATATTTAACTTAAATATGATACGCAGTGCTGTTCAACTCCAAACCTCATGCTGAAGTTTGTGGTCGTATTTTATTTATCaatgtattttctttccataaTTCTATATTTCTTATTAAACTTTCCTTTAATATTCTTGCAgaaaattttccaagagCTCATCGCATAAGAAATAGCATCTCATCGATTCAACGACGAAGACACCGGCTCAGTTAAGTACGGTCAACCGAAACCAAGCACTTTGAGTTTGATAGATATGGGTAAAGATAATCTGATTTTCAAGCTGGACAATTTGGAATACCAAATTCATTATATGAACAATGAAGCTGAACAGTTCCAACCAAGGTTCAAGCAAACTTTGCAGTTCTTCAACTCGAAGAGCAGAAAGACTAATAAGAAAGTTACTAAATTGTTAGAAGCTGCTGACAAGCAAAAAATAAATGGTGAAATCAGCTCACTTCGATTGAAGATTCTTGACCAAAAAATTCATCATGTTTTGCAAAGGTTGCAGACTCACTGGATAAAAAATCCTCTTATTTTAAGAGAACCAGAGGTCGCCAAGATTGGTGCTGAACAGTTTATCAAATATATGTCATACAGCAAGCTAGTGAAGCTTACAATGTCTTTAATGGGTGGGAACAAAACATGTCCAGAATGGTTCCGCGAGCATGAGTTTTACCAAATCAGTAACGATAAGACAAATGAACTGAACCCAAGTCGAATCTATAATGGGGTCTTTTCGAAGAACAAGCTTAATTCATTGGTCTCAAAACTTCTGAATAATAAGAACGTAAAAGATCTCATACAGACATATGAAAATGGTATTCATGTAATTCTCAATGAAAAGGATAAGATTCAGAAGGATACCACTACAGCTTCTACCAAGCAGTCCAAAACAAAATCGGAAGATACATCAACTGATAAAAACATCGATGGAGTGTCAAAAACGGAGAAAGGCGCTACAGAATCTGAATCTGAATCTGATTtattagaagaaaattCAGAAAGGGAAGCTCCTGAACTTGattcagaaacagaagagtTACTTTCAAAACAATACGATGGTTTATTAGTGGGATCTGATGAGGAAAGTGAACCagaatttcaattggacCCAACGATAGACTATAACCAGGTgactgatgaagaagacaaagagGAATATTCTGCTGATGAGGATGACGAGGAAAATTCGGATTCAGACTCCGGAGAGCCCTCTAACAAGAAGCCTAAATATAATCTACCTGAGTTAATGAACGGTTACATTAGTGGCGATGAGGAGgaagatttggatgataAGGTAGCAAGAAAGCAAATCGCAGCTGTGCCTGTGAAGAAGAACCGTAGAGGACAAAGAGCTAGACAAAAAATCTGGGAGAAGAAGTACGGTTCACAAGCTAAGCATGTCCAAAGACAGCTTGAGAAAGAACATAAAGAACGTGAAACAAGACAACAGGAATACGAACAAAGACAAGCAAAACGTGAGGCAAAAGCAGCCCAATTAGCGGAACAACAGAGGAAGCGCGTTTCTCAATACAACTCTCAAAGTTCAACTTCTAACATACCGCCACCACCACAACCGGTCATTACAGCTGATAAGCCTATCCATCCATCCTGGGAGGCTAAGAGGATTGCCgaagagaaacagaagaacGTTAAGTTCCAAGGTAAAAAGATTACCTTTGGTTGATCCTGATAGCATAGATGTTTATCCGCTCAATataaaatatatataaatatatgtatttatttaaatatttgatagaaGATTTGGTAGTATTTGAAGTAGTATCACAATAGAAGAAATGTTTTTAAAATATCCTTTTTAGAAAGGAGTAACGAATGTTGTTGGGAAAGTCTTGACATAAAATCTTCTCAACGTAACACAAAtggaaagaataataaatgataaatgatgaatttacaaaaaagtcttttgtttttctaTGTCCTTAGTTTGTAAGAGAACATTAAACTGTTTCAAAGTTCAACTTCGCCAGTTAATGGatctcttttcttgaagcTCAACAACAAGTCATCTTTAGGGAAGATAGTGGCGAAGACCTTAATCTTTTCAGATAATGGGGTCACTTTGTGTTCCCAATCAGAGAACATGGCAAACTTACCGATTAAACCAGTGAAGGTTTGCATGACGTAGGTTTGACCCAAACAAACGTGAGGACCACAGCCGAAGACCAACCAGTTCTTCTTTGCTTGGTTAGCTGCAGATCCTTCAACCCACCTTTCTGGAATAAATTCATCTGGATCTTCGTAAACCTCTGGGTCATGTAGAGCAGGGTACAAAGTTGGAATCAACATAGAACCCTTTGGAGCAGAGTAAGTTGGAACGACAGGGAAAGACTTCTTCACATAGTATGGAACCATAATGACAGGTGGCCTATAACGAAGGGTTTCCTTAACAACCATGTTTGTGTATTTCATTTCGTCAATCAAATCCATAGACAATTTGACGTTTGGATCATTGTTTCTGACTCTTAATTGTTCTTCTCTAATATTTGCCATGACATCTGGTCTATCAGCGataatttggaaaatcCAACAAGCcaaagaggaagaagcaTCTTGAGAAGCAAACAAAAAGGTGAAAATTGCTTCTGACATTTCTCTGTTAGTGAATTCTCTGTGGTACAACTTGGAATCAGCGTCATCCTTGTTCTTAGCCTCATGCATCAAGGAACACCAAGCATCCAACACACAAGTACTTTCACCACCAGCAGCAATGTGGTCCTTGGCCATTTGAGCACACTGTTCGAAAATTTTCATGGTCATATCAGCCGTCTTCTTACCGTACCAAGTCTTGGTGTATGGGATAATAATTGGGAAGTTCACCAATTCCAAAGCAGCAGTGACCAAATAGTAATCGTCAGCAACTTTTCTAATTTGATCTTCAGTAATGTAATCACCACAGAAGGCCTTTAAAGATAAAGCACACATGATTTCTCTCATATCGTGGAAGAAAACACGAGCCTCGTACTTATTTTCCTTGGACAATTCAATGAATTTCTCAATGTATTTATCCATCAGCAATTCTTGAGAAGGCATGTATTTGGCCAACGCTTGCTTAGTGAACAACCCGTTCAAAGATTTTCTGTAATCCACATGTTCTTTACCATCCAAAAACACCCAATTGCTTGGTCTTAAGATCTTAACTGCAACGTCAACGACACAAGGCTTAACGTATTGAGGagattggaaaatttttctAGCCAAATCCCTGGTAGAAGCGATGACCACGAACTTATGGAAGATGGAAACACAGGACAATGGACCAGAATTCCATTTAGCTAAATATTCTTCGAACTTAGGATCAAAAGACTCCAAGAATGGACCGATAACTGGCCAAACCTTCCATTTTGGACCTGCAATATTTCCCTTTTGTATTTGATAAGACACTTGGTCCCAAACGATAACAATGGCTACCAAAGTGCAAAACAATTTAAAATAAGACATTTGCTGGACAGTTTCAACCAATTGTTGAGCATTAGCTAAACTAAACAGCTTAACGCTAGCCTCAGAGGCCACTTGCGTCGCATTAGATGTCTGAGAAACAACGATATTATCCATTACTTTagaaacaaaatcaaacagAATAACACACACTCCTTCTCTCGGTTCAGGAAAGTTCTAAAAAACAATGATATTCCCTGGAAATGAAGAATGGAAATCTTGCCGTCTTAAAAACAACTTACAATGTCTATTTAGAAGGACCCTTCACTGGAAAAGACTTCTTTCCCATTCGACAGTGATGATGGGATAACGTTTTATATACAGGCTATCgttaattttttttttctttatcgTCGTTTAGCtcaaggaaaaaaaaagcgAATCCGTTTCTTATGATATTCGAATCGACCGATGAGTTGCTAGGCAGATGATTGCGTGAACGATGTGGATGTTACTGCAGATGTTACTGTACATGCAGGTTACGAGATATGTCCGATAAAGGTTTCATTACTTGACAGTTTACAGTGTTATATCGGCGAACCGTTTATGATAAAAAAGTGATTGTTTATTAGCTAGGTTCGGTGGGATATACATGATGATTACGTTTATCATATTCCAGAGAGGCTTTGTTGGAGCCAGCCGATAgttctcttcttttgattaCCATCACTATCCTTGtatattcttttgttttcgaGCATTTGTaccatttcttcttcagatttCCCCTTCTTGATGCCGTTTAAGATGAATTTGTACATTCTCTTCCGTCTAGAGTaagttttcttgttcttaTTGGCTCGCCATTTGTTCCCGAACTTTTGGTCGAGCGATTTGATGCTGGGCCTACCGTCGATGCCTTGGGTGTATTCTCtccatatttctttcacaCTGGATGGTGCCTTGATCATTGTAAATTTGGGTTCCTTCTTGGAGTCCCCGTGTAGTTTTAGTTTATCCGAAGCAGAAGTGGCAATATTGGCAGTAGTAGTGCCAGTAGCAACACCGGTAGCAGCACCAGATGTAGCAGCAGCTGATGCGTTGCTTTCTTGTTTGGGATTTTCTGTGTCTGCAGTTGATCTAATAACTGTTCCTTGGAGTTGACTGCTAGTGTTAGTTGCTGTATCGATGGTATTCATATGGTTATTAGTAGTAGAATTAACAGTTCCGTTGGTCCCCGAAGGATCCCTCCCCTCTATAGAGTTACCTGGTTTCATCGATTTCTTTGTCAAAGTTTCCCTGCCTTCAACGTTATCGTGGTCGTTTACGTCGCGACTATCGTCGTTCTCATCTTCCTCGTCCTCTGCTTCGTCTTCCTCGTCATCTATATCGTCTTCCTCGTCATCAGAATCGCTTGAGTTCGACGATGAATGGGAAGTTGAAGATATCCCAAACTTGATGCTCTTGTCAGAAAGTGGGTGTTGTGATCCGCCGTTGTGAGTtagttgttgatgttgagGCAACATCACTTTTGACAACGCGTCCAGATTCAAATTTGGTAGACTTGCGCTATAATTGATTGGTTGGCTAGTGCTATGGGTCTTGGTATGAGATAGAGTGATCGGAGACTCATTTGACGATGATGggttctttcttcttttcttcaagcCGCTGGGATCTAACATGAATTCGTTGGCAGACTTCGTTAGAAACCTATCTATCTGGTCTTTTGAATTACCAAGTTGGTTCAAATTAACTTGTTCACCAGGTACGTATGACATAGGGGCAGCCATGCTACTTAGCTGCATTGCATTATTATACCCATTCATCGTTTGGCCCATATCATTCCCTTGTGGATTCCCCGCAGGGAATCCATAAGTGTTTTTCCTTATATGCTTATTACTAACGTTGCTGATCGCATTAATCAGTTCCGCGGCGAACGCCCCATCGCCTTGGTTACTCACTTGTCTCtttaatgaaaatatgtTACTCTTTATCTCATCTAAAACATCTATAACCTTGTTTTCCATTTGGTGCATATCGTTCTTCCATAGCGATTGCTGTTGTGAATGAGAATCGATCTTATTGCATACGTTGTCCATCAACATCTCCATTCTTAATATCCTTTGATCTATATCCGCTAACCTCTGAGCTATTTGCACTTGGAAATTTGTCGAACCCCCAGTTGAAATAGAAGGGGTTGATTGCATCGTTGGTTGAGATGGACCGGTActtgctgctgctgccgCTGCGGCAGCAGCTGCGGCAGCGGCAGAATTATTCATGGTATCATCTGCTGGTAACGTAAATGCAGGATCCATATGGCTAGCATTGTTGAGCATCTGTTGATTATTCCTGGCATTCTGTCCATCGACCAAGTTGACTCCCACCGGCTCCTCACTAGTTTCCAGAATTAATCTATCACCAATTAACGTTCCGGATTGAGGCTGTTCCAACAGGTAACTCATCGAATTGGCTACATCACTGTTCATAGTATTACCGAGCCGCGTATTGATCGGCGTAGTACCCATTCCAACGTGCATCTTCATGTTCAAATCCTTGTCTCCCTTTAATTTGCCATTTCTCGCATCTTCTGTTGTCATTATCCCATTATTGGAATCGCCCTCCCTCGGCAAAACCATATTCAACCCACTTAAGCCGTTCGGACTACCATGCAAAGAGTTCTTCCTATTCTCCATGGCGCTCATTATTCTATCAGTAATTAGTTTATCGGTGGTATCAGACTATAATCCAAGTAAAATCAATTTTCCTTCTAAAACTCTGATCCCATTAAACCTATTCGATCCGAACCTCCTAATCCTTAGTTTCTTTCAGCCTCTGATTAAGCTGTCAATATGAAAGAATACCTGGCCAAGACAGAACTGCTATCAGAAGTACTATTAAATATAACGCTTAGAAAGATAGAACAAGTCCGCAGTTCATAAACGTCCAGCTAAAGGGTATAAATGAACGTGTTAGTTTGTTGTCGATGAGCATTCTTTCAACGGTTACGGGCTTCAAAACTatcatttgaagaatcgGTGATATATGAAAGATCGAGCATTACGTCATAAAAACGGAAAGAAAAATCGATCAAGTAATCTGGGGTCACGTGGAAACTCATTTTAATGGTAAATGACATGATAGTGACCGTGAGAGTATGAGGATGGTACAAAATGAAACCATGGGGTTATGTAGATTAGTATTATTTAGGATGTAGTAGGTTTGGTACTTCTTTTTATTACAAATTGTTCGGGAGTGTCTCGAAGAGGAGCGATTGAAAATCCGTGTCGCCGTCAAATAAGCTGCTGAGAAGTTCGTCGAAGGTCATTTTCGGTACTGTAGAGCCCGAAGGATGAGCATTTGTATCGGCGAAGTCCGAGCTATAGATTGGCACTGTAGTTGAGGAGGGTATACCTAGATTTAAAGTAGACGTTTGTTGAGTCGTTGATTGTTTCCTTCTCTGGCTAAAAacatattctttcaattcgCAAATCTTTTCGAATCGTCTTTGCACTACCTTTGGCCAGGTTCTCTTGATGGTCTGAATGGCGTCCATAGTTTTGACGACCATTTCCTCTCTGATATCAAACGCTGAATAATTTATGTCTGGGTGTTTTGTATATTCATAACCAACCGGTAGATTTTCGAAATTCATTCTTGTAGTTGGTTTCTTTAGAATATGAGTTAGCACTATGGAAAGTGCTTGTAACGGGTAGGAATTACGTACCCACCACATCATATTAATGTTACACTTCACTCCGAGGtgtattttcatcaaagattcATTGATGAGCAATAGTGCCTGCACTACTAGATCGTAATTGAAGCTTTCTCCCTGGTGTACGTTTTTGATGTTAATATTAGCGACGGAAAGCCTTAAAATATGGACTAAGATGGCTGATTTTCTAAGCCCAAGTCTTGCTTCGCTTACAAGTAGGTGTATATAGTCCTGATCCTCGTCGGGGAATAACGTCAAGATTTCAGCATTCAAAGAGTTCACTTTTTCCACGGATCTGAGATACTCATTGTTGAGCCGCACGTAATCTTCCTCCACAGAGGGTTTAATCTTGTTTAACTGGTGAAGTAGGTCAGTCCAAACGATACTGCTGTGAAATTTAGTTAAAGAATGCAATGTCTTCAAGTCTTTCTCCCGTTTTGGGAAGTTTCTCACTATTTCAAATAGATCTGGGTTGATATATGATGTCAATCCGTTATAGTATGCGACCAATGAGTCAAGATGTACCACATAACTGTATAAGAATGCTCTTACCGAGCTTGACTTTGTATCACTGGAGAGGCTGCGATGTAAACCGACGATTTGAGAAAACCTCAACAATGCAGCTACCTCACCAACGGCCACGCTACAATGGAATGATCCAACGTAGTACATTAATGTTAGTGCCGTAATGGCAGACATCGATGGTGAAATGTCCGTTCTGTTCAAATATCTGATATTCTGAACGCATTGGAAACATGAATACTTTAACTTATCATAATCAATAGGATCATCTTCTGAGAAATGTTTTCCGGTGAGATATATGTTCGTTACCTGAATCGACACACAACATGAAAATAGAATCGCAAAAAGTACCATTAGGTTATTAAGATCATCGTACgttttgaaattcttccaTAAATCTTTGTATTTAATTTCGAACTCTTCTTGATCCAAGATGGGAATAAATGGAGCTATGTTGTTAAAGAAATATGCGACTAATCTATCACATTGCACTTTGCTGGGTAGCATCTTCAGTATATCTGCAGCAGTGTTCAAACGACCAGAAACGAATGAGAAATCGAAAATGACATACTTGTCCTGATCCTGTGGTACTCTGTCAACAATGTATGACACGATTTGTGATGGATCGCTAAACGGAAACAAACTCAAGGAAATGTATTTGGAATATTCACCCGTGGAATTTACAATCAACTTGAAATTCCTGGCCTCTGTTTCGCTTGATGATGGATTCAACTCCGTAGTTGGCAATGTATCATTCTCAGAAATAGTTTCATTAGTAGAAGATCGGCTGGCAGGAGCCTTTTGATGTATAACTGAACGAAGATTGCTCTGGCGTTGTAAACATCTTTCCAAGACGTGTTCCTCCGTGAAATACTCACAAGGCAAACTTTTTTTGAAGCACCTGGTACATGACGGTTTCTTATGatcacattttcttttgattgaATAGCATCGAATGCACGATTTCGGCGTTCTTTTCCTCACAATCTGTTCTTTAATCTCCTTAGCACTTTTCCCAGCCAGATTATTCGTCATGAGGCTACTGCTGTAGTAACTAGGTCTTGGAGGTTGGTTAGAATATTTCAACGGGTACTTCCAGTATGGTTTATGCTCTTGTCCATTTATGATTGTCTTATAAATCCTTCAATCAATGGATGCTGATCTGCTATATTTCTACTGTAAAGACTCTAATATAATGACAAATATTTTTCGCTCAGCAATGACTTCCTCAATATCGAACGCAGCCGCAATAAACTGAACTAGATAAATCACTCAGGTTGACCTTTGCCTTGAAGCAAGCCATTGCATTTGACGATGAATGAATGCTCTTTATCTACTATAATGgattttcatatttttaAATGTGGTCCCAGTCTTCTCTGCATGataaaaacaaacaagTGCTCTCTTAGAAACACTTTAGACTTGGAAGTTAGGTAAAGAGAAGCCTATATGCATATGTAAATGACTCAACTAAAGAGAATTAAAAACAATGTTATTAAATTGTAGATTAACGGCGCAGTGCTCATTGTCCTGTCAATTGAGCTTTGTAAGCTGTGGTTGCCACCTTTACACCCCAATCCCAATGGATATCATCGACATAGTCAAAAGAACCATCCTCTTTGAAGATTCTGTACTTCTTGACGTCGTCCGAATCCCATGAATCTaagcttttgaaattaaggAATTGCAAGTATGGTTGCAACCACTCGTTAATATGGATTCTTTCCTCATCAGTGTACCCTTCTCTTAGACAGTAAAACCAAAGGCTGAAGTCCCCAGCATGTGGAACTCTATCGTCGGGTTCGATATGGTTATCCAACCATTTAGCCCTGTAAGAGACTCTATAACGGAAGATATTCTTTGAAGGGAACCCGTGTTCAACCAGTTTATGCAAATAACCTCTTCCTGAAGCGTAGACTTGACCATCACCAATGATGTCACCATATGCTACCCTCAAATCTTCCTTCAAAGTAGGGCTTGCAGGGTTCAATTTATCCACCTTGTATAAATCAAGTAATGAATCGACAATGTTCTTTGGATAGTAATTACCCACTTGAACTGGTAGTTCTCCCAATGTTTGTGGTGTGTTTAGAAGAGAATATTTCAGCGGTTCATTATCAACTTCACCGCACAGAATTCTGAATTTGTCACCTTTAATGGAGAGTAACCTTCTTGCGTATTCTCCAGAATCCAAATCTTTAATCAAAGTGGAAGAGATAAACTTGTCGTCAGTGACAGCTCTGAAAGTATGGTGTGTCAAAGTTGGGATGAAATCCTCGATAAATGGTGCGTCAAGTTCACGTAATACAGCTAATTTCTCTTGCCCTGATGCCTTGGGGTCTATGTCCAATTTCTCCACAATTTCATCGAATTGTTCCTGacattcttcaattgtttttgGTTGAACGTAAACCaagtttgaaaagaataaagcttgtttgatgatttgattatcCTCTGGATGGTACAATTCGTATGCTAATTGGAAGAACGTGGAATACGCACCGGCAGAGATCCCACCAACGGAAATTTTATCTGGGTTACCACCAAAGTATTTGATGTACTTGTAAGTCCATTCAATGGCCAAACGTTGATCCCAGAATCcaaaattggaagaagcttcatcttcttccaagaGTTCTTTACCAGAGAGGAACCCAAACATGTTTAACCTATAACCTGGTGTTACTAGAATGTATTTCTGGgtaaattcttcatcgtcGAACATCTCATTGgtattgaagaattcgCTGTAAGGAGAAGAGTATTGCAACCATCCACCATGAATATAGACTAGTACAGGCCAACCATCGGATTCCTTATATTTATCACTTGAGGGAACCCATATGTTCAACTTGTTAATGTTCTCATCTGATGGGGACTTAGTGTACCTGAATGCAGGGTTAGGAACACTTGGTTGAGGGCATTTCAACCCAAATTCCTTATAGTCACCTGTATAATCGAAATCATCTGCTAATGGGACCGGCCTCTTAAACCGATTTTCCTTGGTGAAAGGTTCCGCATACGGAATCTGAGCGAACCTGTGTGTTGTGACATTGTTTGTCCTTGGTGATTTGAAAGTGTAACCTGTCAAAGTTCCTTGACCTGGGATTGAAATAGGGAAAGGCGTGGTACCTTCAGTAGAAACAACTTGTCCCATGCTGTTGTTGCGTTGACTTCCTTGTGTATTCTGTTACTTGCCTTATACTTCTTAAGATCATCAATACAACTTGGTAATAGCTCCAATTGTCACgcttatatatatatatgtggCCTAATGAAAATGCAGCAATGGTTCAGTATACTACCCATATCTTAAATGGCAGACAAAGCACTCAAATCAAACAACAGACAGAGTGGATTTAACAATACACGGGAATATACACTTTCCCTATTCCTCTATCGACCGCTGAGGATGAGTATGTACCATTTTAAGACTTTGTCCGAACCTTTCGTTCCACGGTTGCATAAATCTAGGTTCAAAAGCTCATCGATCGGTCGGTATCTTTACCGAGGTTTTTCTCGACCGCAGTTGCTCGAATGTTTCTAGTAGGTGGAGATAACAAAACTG from Kluyveromyces lactis strain NRRL Y-1140 chromosome D complete sequence harbors:
- the BUD22 gene encoding Bud22p (similar to gnl|GLV|CAGL0M07678g Candida glabrata CAGL0M07678g and weakly similar to YMR014W uniprot|Q04347 Saccharomyces cerevisiae YMR014W BUD22 Protein involved in bud-site selection diploid mutants display a random budding pattern instead of the wild-type bipolar pattern); translation: MGKDNLIFKLDNLEYQIHYMNNEAEQFQPRFKQTLQFFNSKSRKTNKKVTKLLEAADKQKINGEISSLRLKILDQKIHHVLQRLQTHWIKNPLILREPEVAKIGAEQFIKYMSYSKLVKLTMSLMGGNKTCPEWFREHEFYQISNDKTNELNPSRIYNGVFSKNKLNSLVSKLLNNKNVKDLIQTYENGIHVILNEKDKIQKDTTTASTKQSKTKSEDTSTDKNIDGVSKTEKGATESESESDLLEENSEREAPELDSETEELLSKQYDGLLVGSDEESEPEFQLDPTIDYNQVTDEEDKEEYSADEDDEENSDSDSGEPSNKKPKYNLPELMNGYISGDEEEDLDDKVARKQIAAVPVKKNRRGQRARQKIWEKKYGSQAKHVQRQLEKEHKERETRQQEYEQRQAKREAKAAQLAEQQRKRVSQYNSQSSTSNIPPPPQPVITADKPIHPSWEAKRIAEEKQKNVKFQGKKITFG
- the ERG5 gene encoding C-22 sterol desaturase (highly similar to uniprot|P54781 Saccharomyces cerevisiae YMR015C ERG5 C-22 sterol desaturase a cytochrome P450 enzyme that catalyzes the formation of the C-22(23) double bond in the sterol side chain in ergosterol biosynthesis may be a target of azole antifungal drugs); amino-acid sequence: MDNIVVSQTSNATQVASEASVKLFSLANAQQLVETVQQMSYFKLFCTLVAIVIVWDQVSYQIQKGNIAGPKWKVWPVIGPFLESFDPKFEEYLAKWNSGPLSCVSIFHKFVVIASTRDLARKIFQSPQYVKPCVVDVAVKILRPSNWVFLDGKEHVDYRKSLNGLFTKQALAKYMPSQELLMDKYIEKFIELSKENKYEARVFFHDMREIMCALSLKAFCGDYITEDQIRKVADDYYLVTAALELVNFPIIIPYTKTWYGKKTADMTMKIFEQCAQMAKDHIAAGGESTCVLDAWCSLMHEAKNKDDADSKLYHREFTNREMSEAIFTFLFASQDASSSLACWIFQIIADRPDVMANIREEQLRVRNNDPNVKLSMDLIDEMKYTNMVVKETLRYRPPVIMVPYYVKKSFPVVPTYSAPKGSMLIPTLYPALHDPEVYEDPDEFIPERWVEGSAANQAKKNWLVFGCGPHVCLGQTYVMQTFTGLIGKFAMFSDWEHKVTPLSEKIKVFATIFPKDDLLLSFKKRDPLTGEVEL
- the HOT1 gene encoding Hot1p (some similarities with uniprot|Q03213 Saccharomyces cerevisiae YMR172W) encodes the protein MSAMENRKNSLHGSPNGLSGLNMVLPREGDSNNGIMTTEDARNGKLKGDKDLNMKMHVGMGTTPINTRLGNTMNSDVANSMSYLLEQPQSGTLIGDRLILETSEEPVGVNLVDGQNARNNQQMLNNASHMDPAFTLPADDTMNNSAAAAAAAAAAAAASTGPSQPTMQSTPSISTGGSTNFQVQIAQRLADIDQRILRMEMLMDNVCNKIDSHSQQQSLWKNDMHQMENKVIDVLDEIKSNIFSLKRQVSNQGDGAFAAELINAISNVSNKHIRKNTYGFPAGNPQGNDMGQTMNGYNNAMQLSSMAAPMSYVPGEQVNLNQLGNSKDQIDRFLTKSANEFMLDPSGLKKRRKNPSSSNESPITLSHTKTHSTSQPINYSASLPNLNLDALSKVMLPQHQQLTHNGGSQHPLSDKSIKFGISSTSHSSSNSSDSDDEEDDIDDEEDEAEDEEDENDDSRDVNDHDNVEGRETLTKKSMKPGNSIEGRDPSGTNGTVNSTTNNHMNTIDTATNTSSQLQGTVIRSTADTENPKQESNASAAATSGAATGVATGTTTANIATSASDKLKLHGDSKKEPKFTMIKAPSSVKEIWREYTQGIDGRPSIKSLDQKFGNKWRANKNKKTYSRRKRMYKFILNGIKKGKSEEEMVQMLENKRIYKDSDGNQKKRTIGWLQQSLSGI